One part of the Actinomyces howellii genome encodes these proteins:
- a CDS encoding beta-galactosidase has translation MTHTDRLVLGAAYYDEYTPASAGPDRLERDMAMMVEAGLTTIRIAEFTWGTWNPAPGTFDFTHIDRTLDAARAHGLDVIIGTPTAAVPTWLAARHPEVLGVTAAGPNRYGPRQNMNILSPAYRHHAEAAIRALVSRTAPHPGVTGFQLDNETKYYDAANDDIQRAFRDSLKERFGGDLEALNAAYGLNYWANRINTWEDFPDVTGTINASLAAAFDAFRRGLVTEFLAWQRRIVDDYRLPHQFVTQNFDYEWRGHSFGIQPAVDHFAAARAVTLAGVDIYHPGQDELTGKEIGFGGDVSRSLKDGEPYLVVETQAQGQMGWLPYPGQLRLQAYSHLAGGAMGVMYWHWGSLHNSFETYWKGLVSQDYSANPTYLEAAVLGRELAEHAEALTGLRKRNRVAIMVSNEALTALEWFSLETGFPRAYSGGGLNYNDVFRWVYDALFDLNVEVDILPADAPAQRLSDYDLLVVPALYTASEATTEALRSYVSGGGRLVTTFRTGVADENLQVVTDRQPHGLSGMLGLGTDQFTRPQGVRLSPAGALATALDGRAGEVDLGLRTYMELLTPVEAPEGGADVEVLASYEHHAWSGPAIARRAVGSGSVTHVAAWTSPEVLQAVLTTVLDEAGGRDWPVGLAGRVTVRRGVNGRGRWLTYFLNYGADPVSLDLPVAGTDVLGTTGEPGTALAAGGEVTLPGWGVLVLEGDAA, from the coding sequence ATGACGCACACCGACCGTCTCGTCCTCGGCGCTGCCTACTACGACGAGTACACCCCCGCCTCCGCCGGGCCCGACCGCCTCGAGCGGGACATGGCGATGATGGTTGAGGCCGGCCTCACCACCATCCGGATCGCCGAGTTCACGTGGGGGACCTGGAACCCGGCCCCGGGCACCTTCGACTTCACCCACATCGACCGCACCCTCGACGCCGCCCGGGCCCACGGCCTCGACGTCATCATCGGCACCCCCACCGCCGCGGTCCCCACCTGGCTCGCCGCCCGTCACCCCGAGGTCCTGGGCGTGACCGCCGCCGGCCCGAACCGGTACGGGCCCCGGCAGAACATGAACATCCTGTCCCCGGCCTACCGCCACCACGCCGAGGCCGCGATCCGGGCCCTCGTGTCGCGCACGGCGCCGCACCCCGGTGTCACCGGATTCCAGCTCGACAACGAGACGAAGTACTACGACGCGGCCAACGACGACATCCAGCGGGCCTTCCGCGACAGCCTCAAGGAGCGCTTCGGCGGGGACCTCGAGGCCCTCAACGCCGCCTACGGGCTCAACTACTGGGCGAACCGGATCAACACCTGGGAGGACTTCCCGGACGTGACCGGCACGATCAACGCCTCCCTGGCCGCGGCCTTCGACGCCTTCCGTCGCGGCCTGGTCACCGAGTTCCTCGCCTGGCAGCGCCGCATCGTCGACGACTACCGCCTGCCGCACCAGTTCGTCACCCAGAACTTCGACTACGAGTGGCGCGGGCACTCCTTCGGCATCCAGCCGGCGGTCGACCACTTCGCCGCCGCCCGGGCCGTGACCCTGGCGGGCGTCGACATCTACCACCCGGGCCAGGACGAGCTGACCGGCAAGGAGATCGGCTTCGGCGGGGACGTGTCCCGCAGCCTCAAGGACGGCGAGCCCTACCTCGTTGTCGAGACCCAGGCTCAGGGCCAGATGGGCTGGCTGCCCTACCCCGGTCAGCTGCGGCTCCAGGCCTACTCCCACCTGGCGGGTGGCGCCATGGGAGTCATGTACTGGCACTGGGGCTCCCTCCACAACTCCTTCGAGACCTACTGGAAGGGCCTGGTCTCCCAGGACTACTCCGCCAACCCCACCTACCTCGAGGCGGCGGTCCTCGGCCGTGAGCTGGCCGAGCACGCTGAGGCCCTGACGGGCCTGCGCAAGCGCAACCGGGTGGCGATCATGGTGTCCAACGAGGCCCTGACCGCCCTGGAGTGGTTCAGCCTCGAGACCGGGTTCCCCCGGGCCTACTCAGGCGGCGGCCTCAACTACAACGACGTGTTCCGCTGGGTCTATGACGCCCTGTTCGACCTCAACGTCGAGGTCGACATCCTCCCGGCCGACGCCCCGGCGCAGCGCCTCAGCGACTACGACCTGCTCGTCGTGCCCGCCCTCTACACCGCGTCGGAGGCCACCACCGAGGCGCTGCGCTCCTACGTGTCCGGCGGCGGCAGGCTTGTCACGACCTTCCGCACCGGCGTCGCCGACGAGAACCTCCAGGTCGTCACCGACCGCCAGCCCCACGGCCTGTCGGGGATGCTGGGACTGGGCACCGACCAGTTCACCCGTCCCCAGGGGGTGCGCCTGAGCCCGGCCGGGGCCCTCGCCACCGCGCTCGACGGGCGCGCCGGGGAGGTCGACCTGGGGCTGCGCACCTACATGGAGCTGCTCACCCCCGTGGAGGCCCCTGAGGGTGGAGCCGACGTCGAGGTGCTGGCGAGCTACGAGCACCACGCCTGGTCCGGGCCCGCCATCGCCCGCCGCGCGGTGGGCTCCGGCTCGGTCACCCACGTCGCCGCGTGGACGAGCCCCGAGGTCCTCCAGGCGGTCCTGACCACCGTCCTCGACGAGGCGGGAGGGCGCGACTGGCCGGTGGGCCTGGCCGGAAGGGTCACCGTGCGCCGGGGAGTCAACGGCCGGGGCCGGTGGCTCACCTACTTCCTCAACTACGGCGCCGACCCGGTCTCCCTCGACCTGCCGGTGGCCGGGACCGACGTCCTGGGCACCACAGGTGAGCCGGGCACCGCCCTCGCCGCTGGCGGCGAGGTGACCCTGCCCGGCTGGGGCGTCCTCGTGCTCGAGGGCGACGCCGCCTGA
- a CDS encoding CCA tRNA nucleotidyltransferase has product MNTPRRADAPRSRPPASRTGGALDRSLGRLPDPAEEVDDRGLTPTARTALAGLPPSLAALGHRFARAGHELALVGGPVRDAFLGAVPHDLDCTTSAPPEVTEEILSGWADACWDIGRDFGTIGARKGDDVVEVTTYRTEAYEVGSRKPAVAYGDSLVGDLSRRDFTVNAMALRLPDLELVDPHGGLEDLRSGVLRTPASAVQSFDDDPLRIMRAARFAAQLGFDVEPDVMEAMEAMAGRLEIVSAERVRAELERLLLSPWPRRGLELMVHTGVADVVLPEVSALRETVDEHRRHKDVYEHTLTVLDQAIALETGPDGPVPGPDLRLRLAALLHDIGKPATRRFMPGGTVTFHGHDHVGARMTARRMRALRFDKQTTKDVARLVELHLRFHGYADAGWSDSAVRRYVTDAGPLLERLHRLTRADVTTRNRRKARMLDAAYDDLEERIAALRQAEELAAIRPELDGAQIMAELDLAPGPVVGEAYRFLLDLRMEKGPIGQDLARQALRSWWAARGE; this is encoded by the coding sequence ATGAACACCCCCCGCCGCGCCGACGCCCCCCGGTCCCGTCCCCCCGCCTCCCGCACCGGAGGCGCACTCGACCGTAGCCTCGGGCGGCTTCCCGACCCGGCCGAGGAGGTCGACGACCGGGGGCTGACGCCCACGGCCCGCACCGCCCTGGCCGGGCTGCCCCCCTCCCTGGCGGCCCTCGGGCACCGCTTCGCCCGCGCGGGCCACGAGCTGGCCCTCGTGGGGGGGCCGGTGCGCGACGCCTTCCTGGGCGCCGTGCCCCACGACCTGGACTGCACCACCTCCGCCCCCCCGGAGGTCACCGAGGAGATCCTGAGCGGCTGGGCGGACGCCTGCTGGGACATCGGCAGGGACTTCGGCACGATCGGTGCCCGCAAGGGCGACGACGTGGTCGAGGTCACGACGTATCGCACCGAGGCCTACGAGGTCGGGTCGCGCAAGCCCGCGGTCGCCTACGGCGACTCCCTTGTCGGCGACCTGAGCCGACGGGACTTCACCGTCAACGCCATGGCGCTGCGCCTGCCCGACCTCGAGCTCGTCGACCCCCACGGGGGTCTGGAGGACCTGCGCTCCGGGGTGCTGCGCACCCCGGCCAGCGCCGTGCAGTCCTTCGACGACGACCCGCTGCGGATCATGCGGGCCGCGCGCTTCGCCGCCCAGCTCGGCTTCGACGTCGAGCCCGACGTCATGGAGGCCATGGAGGCCATGGCCGGGCGCCTCGAGATCGTCTCGGCCGAGCGGGTGCGCGCCGAGCTCGAGAGGCTCCTGCTGTCGCCCTGGCCGCGGCGGGGGCTGGAGCTCATGGTGCACACCGGCGTGGCCGACGTCGTCCTGCCCGAGGTCTCGGCGCTGCGCGAGACCGTTGACGAGCACCGGCGCCACAAGGACGTCTACGAGCACACCCTGACCGTCCTCGACCAGGCGATCGCCCTCGAGACCGGCCCTGACGGGCCCGTGCCGGGGCCCGACCTGCGGCTGCGGCTGGCGGCGCTCCTCCACGACATCGGCAAGCCCGCCACCAGGCGGTTCATGCCCGGGGGCACGGTCACCTTCCACGGCCACGACCACGTGGGCGCCCGGATGACCGCGCGGCGCATGCGGGCGCTGCGCTTCGACAAGCAGACGACCAAGGACGTGGCCCGGCTCGTCGAGCTGCACCTGCGCTTCCACGGCTACGCCGACGCCGGCTGGTCGGACTCGGCGGTGCGGCGCTACGTCACCGACGCCGGGCCCCTGCTCGAGCGCCTCCACCGCCTGACCCGGGCCGACGTGACGACCCGCAACAGGCGCAAGGCCCGGATGCTCGACGCCGCCTACGACGACCTCGAGGAGCGGATCGCCGCGCTGCGCCAGGCCGAGGAGCTCGCCGCGATCCGCCCCGAGCTCGACGGGGCCCAGATCATGGCCGAGCTGGACCTGGCCCCGGGGCCGGTGGTCGGTGAGGCCTACCGCTTCCTGCTTGACCTGCGCATGGAGAAGGGTCCGATCGGCCAGGACCTCGCCCGTCAGGCACTGCGCTCGTGGTGGGCCGCGCGCGGGGAGTGA
- a CDS encoding glycoside hydrolase family 36 protein, with amino-acid sequence MIRTIDLPGRTLAVSCHPDDSLVLEDGAAVLTSARFAVLHDMPDGEVYRHGHNSWSPCGWRPLSAPPLRIEDPVRRRTADDDRWDDPVRHHSSWVAVLEDRGHGLLVGALEGETPRLRADTASLEAFTETGRPGRWRIAAGRPTELLTAYAQAVAAVAGRRPVRPQSVWSSWYSYYETVSEEAIASEVAGLAGLGVRTIQVDDGWERSVGDWEAGERFGSGMASTARTIRDAGFEPGLWLAPFIAVPGSRTALERPELFVTDPSGRPAVAGTNWGVGYYALDLTRADAQEHVAEVVRRVVHDWGFTYLKLDFIYAAAVPGVRREPVDRERAYRRGLEVVREAAGEQAHLLGCGALPLASLGLLDSIRVGPDVAPLWDNYASTDPSDATARNALSTSAGRLWLGEVIGIDPDVVLFRHRRNLLSDEQMGWLRDLAAACRFRCLSDPCDWLDEAEREAVREFLARSEEVELTGRYRFRLDGREVDLSRAVAATGGAYPL; translated from the coding sequence ATGATCCGCACCATCGACCTGCCGGGGCGCACCCTGGCCGTCTCCTGCCACCCCGACGACAGCCTCGTCCTTGAGGACGGTGCGGCGGTGCTCACCTCAGCGCGCTTCGCCGTCCTGCACGACATGCCGGACGGCGAGGTCTACCGCCACGGGCACAACTCGTGGTCACCCTGCGGCTGGCGCCCCCTGAGCGCCCCGCCGCTGCGCATCGAGGACCCCGTGCGCCGCCGCACCGCCGACGACGACCGCTGGGACGACCCCGTGCGCCACCACTCCTCGTGGGTTGCCGTGCTCGAGGACCGCGGGCACGGGCTTCTCGTCGGGGCCCTGGAGGGCGAGACCCCACGGCTGCGCGCCGACACGGCCAGCCTCGAGGCCTTCACCGAGACCGGAAGGCCGGGACGGTGGCGGATCGCGGCCGGTCGGCCCACGGAGCTGCTCACCGCCTACGCCCAGGCCGTCGCCGCCGTCGCCGGACGCCGACCGGTGCGACCCCAGAGCGTGTGGAGCTCGTGGTACTCCTACTACGAGACCGTCTCCGAGGAGGCCATCGCCTCTGAGGTCGCCGGCCTGGCCGGGCTCGGGGTGCGCACGATCCAGGTCGATGACGGCTGGGAGCGCAGCGTCGGGGACTGGGAGGCGGGCGAGCGCTTCGGCTCAGGCATGGCCAGCACCGCCCGGACCATCCGCGACGCCGGGTTCGAGCCCGGCCTGTGGCTGGCCCCGTTCATCGCCGTGCCCGGGTCGCGGACCGCCCTCGAGCGCCCCGAGCTCTTCGTCACCGACCCCTCCGGCCGGCCCGCGGTCGCCGGCACGAACTGGGGCGTGGGCTACTACGCCCTCGACCTGACCAGGGCCGACGCCCAGGAGCACGTCGCCGAGGTCGTGCGCCGGGTCGTCCACGACTGGGGCTTCACCTACCTCAAGCTTGACTTCATCTACGCCGCCGCCGTCCCCGGGGTACGCCGCGAGCCGGTGGACCGCGAGCGCGCCTACCGGAGGGGGCTGGAGGTCGTGCGCGAGGCGGCGGGAGAACAGGCCCACCTCCTGGGCTGCGGAGCGCTGCCCCTGGCCTCCCTGGGACTGCTCGACTCGATCAGGGTCGGGCCGGACGTCGCCCCCCTGTGGGACAACTACGCCAGCACCGACCCCTCTGACGCGACCGCCCGCAACGCCCTGAGCACCTCGGCCGGCAGGCTGTGGCTCGGCGAGGTCATCGGGATCGACCCCGACGTCGTGCTCTTCCGCCACCGACGCAACCTCCTGAGCGACGAGCAGATGGGCTGGCTGCGCGACCTGGCGGCCGCCTGCCGGTTCAGGTGCCTGTCGGACCCCTGCGACTGGCTCGACGAGGCCGAGCGGGAGGCGGTGCGCGAGTTCCTGGCCCGCAGCGAGGAGGTCGAGCTGACCGGACGCTACCGCTTCCGGCTCGACGGGCGGGAGGTCGACCTCTCCCGGGCCGTCGCGGCGACAGGCGGCGCCTACCCCCTGTAG
- a CDS encoding NUDIX hydrolase yields MPTHRTRKPRGAQPRRTSARTLPVVDETSAGGLVVSVRDGQAYTAVIARRNRGGRLEWCLPKGHLEGQETPEEAAVREIAEETGITGRVLRHLATIDYWFAGEEHRVHKVVHHFLLEALDGDLTTANDPDHEAEDVEWVPLEDVARRLAYPNERRIVAAAREILVGDG; encoded by the coding sequence ATGCCCACTCATCGCACTCGCAAGCCCCGCGGCGCCCAGCCGCGCCGCACGAGTGCCCGGACGCTGCCGGTCGTTGACGAGACGAGCGCCGGCGGCCTCGTCGTGTCGGTCAGGGACGGCCAGGCCTACACCGCCGTCATCGCCCGCCGGAACCGGGGGGGCCGTCTCGAGTGGTGCCTGCCCAAGGGCCACCTCGAGGGCCAGGAGACCCCCGAGGAGGCGGCGGTGCGCGAGATCGCCGAGGAGACCGGTATCACGGGTCGTGTGCTGCGACACCTGGCCACCATCGACTACTGGTTCGCCGGGGAGGAGCACCGCGTCCACAAGGTCGTCCACCACTTCCTCCTCGAGGCCCTCGACGGCGACCTCACGACGGCCAACGACCCCGACCACGAGGCCGAGGACGTCGAGTGGGTGCCTCTGGAGGACGTCGCGCGGCGCCTGGCCTATCCCAACGAGCGGCGGATCGTCGCCGCCGCCAGAGAGATCCTCGTGGGGGACGGGTGA
- a CDS encoding phosphoglycerate dehydrogenase, whose amino-acid sequence MTHKQFRVQTLNAISGAGLSRFPDELYDVGTAPEDPHALLVRSAKLHDTPIPESVLAVARAGAGTNNIPVDALTERGIPVFNTPGANANAVKELVLAGLFLASRNLFHAALFARDLPGDDAEIAKAVEAGKKQFVGFELPGRTLGVIGLGAIGVKVANAALGLGLRVIGFDPAISVEHAWHLSADVERADSMEDVFRRADILTVHVPLIEATRGLVSTQRLALMKDTAVLLNFARSEIVDTEAVVAALDEGTLGGYVCDFPSTLVDRHPKCMALPHLGASTKEAERNCAIMAVDELRGFLEDGQVHNSVNFPEAVMARTPGTHRFVIVNRNVPNMVGQVSTIVAQHGQNIAGLLNKSRGDLAVTLVDVEGEISPTILDELRAIDGVLSARGI is encoded by the coding sequence ATGACCCACAAGCAGTTCCGCGTCCAGACCCTCAACGCCATCTCGGGCGCCGGGCTGTCCCGCTTCCCCGACGAGCTCTACGACGTCGGCACCGCCCCGGAGGACCCCCACGCCCTGCTCGTGCGCTCGGCCAAGCTCCACGACACCCCGATCCCCGAGTCGGTCCTGGCCGTGGCCCGCGCGGGCGCAGGCACGAACAACATCCCCGTCGACGCCCTCACCGAGCGGGGCATCCCGGTGTTCAACACCCCCGGTGCCAACGCCAACGCCGTCAAGGAGCTCGTCCTGGCGGGTCTGTTCCTGGCCTCGCGCAACCTCTTCCACGCCGCGCTCTTCGCCCGGGACCTGCCCGGCGACGACGCCGAGATCGCCAAGGCGGTCGAGGCCGGCAAGAAGCAGTTCGTCGGCTTCGAGCTGCCCGGCCGCACCCTGGGCGTCATCGGCCTGGGCGCCATCGGCGTCAAGGTCGCCAACGCCGCCCTGGGCCTGGGACTCAGGGTCATCGGCTTCGACCCGGCCATCAGCGTCGAGCACGCCTGGCACCTGTCGGCCGACGTCGAGCGGGCCGACTCGATGGAGGACGTCTTCCGTCGGGCCGACATCCTCACCGTCCACGTCCCCCTCATCGAGGCGACCCGCGGCCTGGTCTCCACCCAGAGGCTGGCCCTCATGAAGGACACGGCGGTGCTGCTCAACTTCGCCCGCTCCGAGATCGTCGACACCGAGGCCGTCGTGGCCGCCCTCGACGAGGGCACCCTGGGGGGCTACGTCTGCGACTTCCCCTCCACCCTCGTCGACCGGCACCCCAAGTGCATGGCGCTGCCCCACCTGGGCGCCTCGACCAAGGAGGCCGAGCGCAACTGCGCCATCATGGCCGTCGACGAGCTGCGCGGCTTCCTCGAGGACGGCCAGGTCCACAACTCGGTCAACTTCCCCGAGGCGGTCATGGCCCGCACGCCCGGCACCCACCGCTTCGTCATCGTCAACCGCAACGTCCCCAACATGGTCGGCCAGGTCTCGACCATCGTGGCCCAGCACGGCCAGAACATCGCCGGCCTGCTCAACAAGTCGCGCGGGGACCTGGCCGTCACCCTCGTCGACGTCGAGGGCGAGATCTCCCCGACGATCCTCGACGAGCTGCGCGCCATCGACGGGGTCCTGTCGGCCCGCGGCATCTGA
- a CDS encoding DUF6049 family protein — MTPRGATPRADRRRPGAREHSGGLARLLAVLLVAGCAVVGLSAPTAPATAQAAVAAAPAEPGEDTLGDGEVTVAVETLAPEVVRDDEDLTITGTITNGTTETLTEAELLVGIQRSTEITRDGLGTWLADERNTTLATAASLTLDTGVAAGQSVPFSVTVPAEDLPLTDTEEWGPRGVEVSVTDGSQTVATDRTIMLWDAGVTVSPTRVTTVIPVTASPEELTALLASSQDPEGASGAATATGSGTASGQASPSPTADQATDASAAGSDLAQRLLGLLDLAGQGVVLAVDPAILTALGVGTEDAAASTAPTADPGATPAPTPSADTASDPQDTTTALSAALTRAASAGDLIALPWADADLSALAHLGQGDLIASAVTRSQESAAAQAGADTSLAWTAGPLDTTTLNALPDSVTTVVADTEDMGVAEDLSYTPSGHTTLGSRTVLLPDGALSAALSGELAVSEETTALSSLDTIQLLRAQTAILTRQAPSLSRDVVLVLDRATAASLEPEEVAARVEAVTTSSWTQGGDLAALTGAAATAAEEGTEVERVELEETATSGEEMTAPELAQARSTATYLGSVGSMITDPESALGVDADIVALAASCSWRSDPPARLAALSAARGRGEALSAGLTPAPSRTVNLIASTASLPIRITSSLDQDSTVTVQLRPSSTRLQAPQTVTVTVPAHGEAIASVPVKAVGSGDVDVAIVLRSPQGTEVGVPASVHMRVRADWESIGTAVLGGGLVLLLVVGIVRTVRRGRRPVVTAPREAPW; from the coding sequence GTGACCCCGCGCGGCGCGACACCGCGTGCGGACCGGCGCCGCCCCGGTGCGCGCGAGCACTCCGGCGGCCTGGCCCGGCTGCTCGCCGTGCTGCTCGTCGCCGGCTGCGCCGTCGTCGGCCTGTCCGCCCCCACGGCGCCCGCCACCGCGCAGGCCGCCGTCGCGGCCGCGCCCGCGGAGCCCGGCGAGGACACGCTCGGCGACGGCGAGGTGACCGTCGCCGTCGAGACGCTCGCGCCCGAGGTCGTGCGCGACGACGAGGACCTCACGATCACCGGGACGATCACCAACGGGACCACCGAGACCCTCACGGAGGCCGAGCTGCTCGTCGGGATCCAGCGCAGCACCGAGATCACCCGGGACGGCCTGGGCACCTGGCTCGCCGACGAACGGAACACCACCCTGGCCACGGCGGCCTCCCTCACCCTCGACACCGGGGTCGCGGCCGGGCAGAGCGTCCCCTTCTCGGTCACGGTGCCCGCCGAGGACCTGCCCCTGACCGACACCGAGGAGTGGGGGCCGCGAGGGGTGGAGGTCTCGGTGACCGACGGCTCGCAGACCGTGGCCACCGACCGCACGATCATGCTGTGGGACGCCGGCGTGACGGTCAGCCCCACCCGCGTGACCACCGTCATCCCCGTGACCGCCTCCCCTGAGGAGCTGACGGCGCTCCTGGCCTCCTCCCAGGACCCCGAGGGCGCCTCGGGCGCGGCGACGGCCACAGGCTCGGGCACTGCCTCGGGCCAGGCGAGCCCGAGCCCGACGGCGGACCAGGCGACCGACGCCTCCGCCGCGGGCAGCGACCTGGCCCAGCGCCTCCTCGGCCTGCTCGACCTGGCCGGCCAGGGCGTCGTCCTGGCCGTCGACCCCGCGATCCTGACCGCGCTGGGGGTGGGGACCGAGGACGCCGCGGCATCGACCGCCCCGACAGCCGATCCAGGTGCCACACCCGCGCCCACGCCGAGCGCGGACACCGCCTCGGACCCCCAGGACACCACCACAGCCCTGTCGGCGGCCCTGACCCGGGCCGCGAGCGCCGGCGACCTTATCGCCCTGCCCTGGGCCGACGCGGACCTGTCGGCCCTGGCTCACCTGGGCCAGGGCGACCTCATCGCCTCCGCCGTCACCCGCTCCCAGGAGTCCGCGGCCGCCCAGGCCGGTGCCGACACGTCCCTGGCCTGGACCGCCGGCCCCCTCGACACGACGACGCTCAACGCCCTGCCGGACTCGGTGACCACGGTCGTGGCCGACACCGAGGACATGGGCGTGGCCGAGGACCTGTCGTACACGCCCTCGGGGCACACGACCCTGGGATCCCGCACCGTGCTCCTGCCGGACGGGGCGCTGTCGGCCGCCCTGAGCGGCGAGCTCGCCGTCAGCGAGGAGACCACCGCCCTGTCCTCCCTCGACACGATCCAGCTCCTGCGGGCACAGACCGCGATCCTCACCCGTCAGGCCCCCAGCCTGAGCCGCGACGTCGTCCTCGTCCTGGACCGCGCGACCGCGGCGAGCCTCGAGCCCGAGGAGGTCGCCGCCCGGGTCGAGGCCGTGACCACCAGCTCGTGGACCCAGGGCGGGGACCTGGCCGCGCTCACCGGGGCCGCGGCGACCGCAGCCGAGGAGGGCACCGAGGTCGAGCGCGTCGAGCTCGAGGAGACCGCGACCTCCGGGGAGGAGATGACCGCCCCCGAGCTGGCCCAGGCCCGCTCGACCGCGACCTACCTGGGATCGGTGGGCTCGATGATAACCGACCCGGAGTCCGCGCTCGGGGTCGACGCCGACATCGTCGCCCTGGCCGCGTCCTGCTCATGGCGCTCAGACCCCCCTGCTCGTCTCGCGGCGCTCTCGGCGGCCCGGGGTCGCGGGGAGGCGCTGTCGGCGGGTCTGACGCCCGCGCCGTCACGCACCGTCAACCTCATCGCCTCCACGGCCTCCCTGCCGATCCGCATCACCTCCTCCCTCGACCAGGACTCCACCGTCACCGTCCAGCTCAGGCCCAGCTCGACACGGCTGCAGGCCCCCCAGACGGTGACGGTCACCGTGCCCGCCCACGGGGAGGCCATCGCCTCCGTGCCGGTCAAGGCGGTGGGCTCCGGCGACGTCGACGTCGCGATCGTGCTCAGGTCCCCCCAGGGCACGGAGGTGGGGGTGCCCGCCTCGGTCCACATGCGGGTGCGCGCCGACTGGGAGTCGATCGGCACCGCCGTGCTGGGCGGCGGACTGGTCCTCCTGCTCGTCGTCGGCATCGTGCGCACGGTGCGCCGCGGACGACGCCCCGTCGTCACAGCACCGCGGGAGGCACCATGGTGA
- a CDS encoding GNAT family N-acetyltransferase, translating into MTTTRPAPELVLPGRGVLLRALTPEDLPALHAAIGHPEVFAGGWGGGPAAYRADYAGWARHIGGYLRWGVGNVYAVCLPRDSGQEVVGTTTLADFNLEHGSAHIGWTAYAPRLWGTPLNTDVKLTLLGAAFEHGFERVQLQADVLNARSRRAIEAIGAVPEGVLRHTQRRADGSWRDTAVYSIVSHEWPQVRQALRARLDRKAASGTT; encoded by the coding sequence GTGACCACCACCCGCCCCGCACCCGAGCTGGTCCTGCCCGGCCGCGGCGTCCTCCTGCGCGCCCTCACCCCCGAGGACCTGCCCGCCCTCCACGCCGCCATCGGGCACCCCGAGGTCTTCGCCGGGGGCTGGGGCGGGGGACCTGCGGCGTACCGGGCCGACTACGCGGGATGGGCGCGCCACATCGGCGGCTACCTGCGCTGGGGCGTCGGCAACGTCTACGCCGTGTGCCTGCCGCGCGACTCGGGCCAGGAGGTCGTCGGCACGACGACACTGGCTGACTTCAACCTCGAGCACGGTTCAGCTCATATCGGCTGGACCGCCTACGCGCCGCGCCTGTGGGGCACGCCCCTCAACACCGACGTCAAGCTCACGCTCCTGGGAGCCGCCTTCGAGCACGGCTTCGAACGGGTCCAGCTCCAGGCCGACGTGCTCAACGCACGCTCTCGTCGCGCCATCGAGGCCATCGGGGCCGTCCCCGAGGGGGTTCTGCGCCACACGCAGCGTCGCGCGGACGGCTCCTGGCGGGACACCGCCGTCTACTCGATCGTGAGCCACGAGTGGCCGCAGGTCCGCCAGGCCCTCCGGGCGCGCCTCGACCGCAAGGCGGCCTCCGGCACTACCTGA
- the serC gene encoding 3-phosphoserine/phosphohydroxythreonine transaminase: MRVHNFSAGPAQLPLPVLEQAASELTDWRGSGMSVLEDSHRAKNFAACAADAEATLRAVAGVPDNYRVLFLSGGATGQFSAIPFNLTAAGGRAAYLNTGQWSAKAIEEARRQHVEVEVLADEAASSYTTTPAPGSYTVPAEAAYLHYTPNETIGGVEFPDVPEAGDVPLVADFSSSYLSRPLDVRRYGVIYGGCQKNLGPAGLAVLIVREDLLDRARPDVPAIWDWKVMAATDSMLNTPPTFSIYLLGLILHWIQDTGGLVAMGERNEAKAARLYAAIDGSDFYANPVEPRSRSRMNVPFTLADPALDADFLVGAHEAGLTNLKGHRSVGGMRASIYNAMSDEGVNALIDYMADFERTRA, translated from the coding sequence ATGCGCGTGCACAACTTCTCCGCCGGCCCCGCCCAGCTGCCCCTGCCCGTCCTGGAGCAGGCGGCCTCCGAGCTCACCGACTGGCGCGGCTCCGGCATGAGCGTGCTCGAGGACTCCCACCGCGCGAAGAACTTCGCGGCCTGCGCCGCCGATGCCGAGGCGACGCTGCGCGCCGTGGCCGGCGTGCCGGACAACTACCGCGTCCTGTTCCTCTCTGGCGGGGCCACCGGGCAGTTCTCCGCCATCCCCTTCAACCTCACCGCTGCCGGGGGCCGGGCCGCCTACCTCAACACCGGCCAGTGGTCGGCCAAGGCCATCGAGGAGGCGCGCCGCCAGCACGTGGAGGTCGAGGTCCTCGCCGACGAGGCCGCCTCCTCCTACACGACCACCCCCGCACCCGGCTCCTACACCGTCCCCGCCGAGGCCGCCTACCTCCACTACACGCCCAACGAGACGATCGGCGGCGTGGAGTTCCCCGACGTGCCCGAGGCCGGGGACGTCCCCCTCGTGGCCGACTTCTCCTCCTCCTACCTCTCGCGCCCGCTGGACGTGCGGCGCTACGGCGTCATCTACGGCGGCTGCCAGAAGAACCTCGGCCCGGCCGGCCTGGCGGTCCTCATCGTGCGCGAGGACCTGCTCGACCGTGCCCGCCCCGACGTCCCGGCGATCTGGGACTGGAAGGTCATGGCCGCGACCGACTCGATGCTCAACACCCCGCCCACCTTCTCGATCTACCTCCTGGGGCTCATCCTCCACTGGATCCAGGACACCGGTGGACTGGTCGCGATGGGTGAGCGCAACGAGGCCAAGGCGGCCAGGCTCTACGCCGCCATCGACGGCTCGGACTTCTACGCCAACCCCGTCGAGCCGCGCTCGCGGTCCCGGATGAACGTGCCCTTCACCCTGGCCGACCCCGCACTCGACGCCGACTTCCTCGTCGGTGCCCACGAGGCCGGCCTGACCAACCTCAAGGGTCACCGCAGCGTCGGCGGCATGCGCGCATCCATCTACAACGCGATGTCCGACGAGGGTGTCAACGCCCTCATCGACTACATGGCCGACTTCGAGCGCACCCGGGCCTGA